Part of the Spirochaetia bacterium 38H-sp genome, GGCGCAGGTGTGACGTTCGGTTTATTTTATTTTTTCCTTTATTCTGTTGGTTCTGTTTACAGAGCACATTTTCCCGCACATTGTGCAGACAGCAGGATCCCGTGGCATAGATTCTTCTCTCATCTTGCCCGGTTTCTCTGGATCAAGCGCAAGCTCAAGCATTTTTTTCCAATCCAAATTGCTGCGAGCAATGCTCATCTCTTTGTCCCAGTTATCTGCTCCAGGAACGTGTTTTGCAAGGTCTGCCGCATGTGCAGCTATGCGGCTTGCGATTATACCTTCTTTTACATCGGAAAGATCGGGAAGCTTTACATGCTCTGCAGGGGTTACATAGCAGAGAAAATCTGCACCAGATGCTGCTGCAATTGCTCCACCTATAGCAGAAGTGATATGGTCATATCCCGGGGCAACATCAGTTACCAGCGGTCCCAATACGTAAAAAGGAGCATTGTGACATAACTTTTTCTCAAGAAGCATATTAGCTGCTATCTCATCAATCCTCATGTGCCCAGGACCTTCTATCATAACCTGGACTCCGGCATCTCTTGCTTTTTTTGTAAGCTCTCCCAGAACTATAAGCTCTGATATTTGCATACTATCACTTGCATCATGTACAGCACCTGGTCTGCAGGCATCTCCCAAGCTAAGGGTGACATCATACTCCAGACAAATATCAAGCACTTTGTCAAAGTTGGCAAAAAACGGATTTTCTTTACCTGTTATGTCCATCCATTCTGCTATAACTGCGCCACCTCTGGAGACGATTGGCATGATTCTGTCTGCTGGTTTCATATGAGCAAGGACATTTTTTGTTATGCCTGCATGAAGAGTAACAAAATCTACACCATCCTCTGCATGAGTTTTTAGCATGCCCAGAAAGTCCTCCTCTGTAAGCTCCGGCAATTCTTTGCCCAGATTTTCCGCATCATATACGGGAACAGTCCCCACCATAAGGCTAGTATGCTCTATAAGATTTCTCCTGAATGGCCTTGTATCTCCAGAACAGCTAAGGTCCATAACAGCATGTGCTTTGAGTTTTTCTGCAAGATCCGCTTTCTTTATTTCAAGCTCATAGTTGGGGCAGTCCTCTGATATTCCTAGGTTAACGTTTATCTTTGTTGTAAGACCTGCTCCTATTGCATAAGGAGAAAGTTTTTTGTGATTTTTATTAGCCGGCAAAACCACACTACCTTCTGCTATCTTTTCTGCAAGTTTTTCCGCAGATATTTTTTCTTTTTTAGCAGCTTTTTTCATCTGCTCTGTTATTATTCCTTTTTTTGCCTGTATAAGCTGTGTCATTTTTTCCTCCGTTATAATTTATAAGTAACATTATTCCCAACTGTTTCGATTATTGCCAATTTTAAAATAAAGCGGCTCCGGTGAGTTTTTTGCTAACTCCTCAAGTGTTCTTAAGACAGATTGGGCTTTTTTTTCTATATCATCTGCCATGGTGAGCTCTGTAACCATTGCAATACATCTTGCCCCATTTTTACAAACATGGTACATGTTATGTTCTTTTATCCCTCCTATTGCAACCCATGGGATTTCTGCATTTTCCGCAGCATATTTTACGTATTCTGTGCCTACGGCATCACAGACATCTTCCTTTGTATTTGTAGAAAATACAGGACCTATTCCCAGATAGTCTGCTCCGTTTCTTATAGCTTCTTCTGCCTGTGCAGGAGCATGAGTGGATACACCAATTATCATATTTTCCCCAACAATGCTCCTTGTATCCTGTACCGGCCAGTCGTCCTGCCCCAGGTGTATACCATCCGCCTCTGACATGATGGCAAGGTCTATATAATCATTCACAATAAAAAGAGCATTGTATTCCCGCGTAAGTTTTCTTATCTCTCTTGCTTCCTTTAACATTATTTTTCTTGTGTATTTTTTTTCTCTGTATTGAATTATCTTCACACCTGCTTTAAGCATGGCTTTTACGACAGTAATATTATCTCTGCCACGAGAATATTTACTTGCAGTAAGTCCATATATATTGTTGGTAAAATAGGACAGAACTTTCTCTTTTCTTGTTGTTGTAAGCCCTTTTTTACTTACATCGTAGAGACTGTATCGTATCTCCTGCATTACAAGAGCAATTTCTTCTTTTCCCAAGTTTCTAAGAGCTTCTTCTGCGCTACGCACTGCTTCTTCTGCACGACTTATGTTTTTTATGAAGCTCTGAGCATAGCTTTCTTTTTCTGCTCTTTTTACATGTTTTGTTTTACGGCTTATATCATGTAAAGAATCGCGATGAGAAAGCAAAAAAGGCTCTATAACTGCTACTGATTTTCTTAGCTTGTGACGCAACATCTTAAGCTCAGAAGCAAGCCCTTTATCCTCTGCAACAAAACGAGCAATATCTTCTGCACATCTTATGCCCTCTGAAGCACGGTTTATATTAGCATCAATTATTCTGTAAAAATTATTCATTTTTTTCTCCGTTGTTGTATCTATCCTGTGCAACTATGAGCATTATCCCAGCAGACTTACTGTGTCATTGGTTCTGTATATTCCTTCTACCCAGTTTTGAAAAACCGGCTGGTGTCCTCTGGCTCTTATTGCATGGCAGACTTCTTTTACTCCTCTTGTATCGGATACCTCAAACTGTCCGGTTCCTTTGTTGTTCTCCGCATGACCTCCTACCTGAGTAATAGAAGCAGCACTCATTCTGGTAACCCCGAGACCTATGAGATTATCGCGTAAAAATGGCCTCTCTCGTGTAGAAAGACTTATCCCAACATGTGGTAAAAATATCCTGTATGCAAGTATAATCTTTACCAAATCTTTTTCTGAGACTGGATTTACAGGCTCAAAGCCACCGCTATTGGGACGTATCCTGGGTACAGAAAGCCCCCATTCCACATCCGGATAAGAAGAAGACAAAAATTTTGCATGCATCGCAGTAAAAAACACCT contains:
- the thiC gene encoding phosphomethylpyrimidine synthase ThiC yields the protein MTQLIQAKKGIITEQMKKAAKKEKISAEKLAEKIAEGSVVLPANKNHKKLSPYAIGAGLTTKINVNLGISEDCPNYELEIKKADLAEKLKAHAVMDLSCSGDTRPFRRNLIEHTSLMVGTVPVYDAENLGKELPELTEEDFLGMLKTHAEDGVDFVTLHAGITKNVLAHMKPADRIMPIVSRGGAVIAEWMDITGKENPFFANFDKVLDICLEYDVTLSLGDACRPGAVHDASDSMQISELIVLGELTKKARDAGVQVMIEGPGHMRIDEIAANMLLEKKLCHNAPFYVLGPLVTDVAPGYDHITSAIGGAIAAASGADFLCYVTPAEHVKLPDLSDVKEGIIASRIAAHAADLAKHVPGADNWDKEMSIARSNLDWKKMLELALDPEKPGKMREESMPRDPAVCTMCGKMCSVNRTNRIKEKIK
- the thiE gene encoding thiamine phosphate synthase; protein product: MNNFYRIIDANINRASEGIRCAEDIARFVAEDKGLASELKMLRHKLRKSVAVIEPFLLSHRDSLHDISRKTKHVKRAEKESYAQSFIKNISRAEEAVRSAEEALRNLGKEEIALVMQEIRYSLYDVSKKGLTTTRKEKVLSYFTNNIYGLTASKYSRGRDNITVVKAMLKAGVKIIQYREKKYTRKIMLKEAREIRKLTREYNALFIVNDYIDLAIMSEADGIHLGQDDWPVQDTRSIVGENMIIGVSTHAPAQAEEAIRNGADYLGIGPVFSTNTKEDVCDAVGTEYVKYAAENAEIPWVAIGGIKEHNMYHVCKNGARCIAMVTELTMADDIEKKAQSVLRTLEELAKNSPEPLYFKIGNNRNSWE